The following nucleotide sequence is from Leptolyngbya subtilissima AS-A7.
GAATAAACCGGAGATTCTACTCGGCGGTTGCTAGCTCAGTGCTGCCCCGACGACGACGGCTGGTCAGCGTATTAAACAGCATCTGACCGATCGCCTTAATCAAATTGCCTTCCAGTTCCTGGAACATCTGCATGTTGACGCCAAAGGCATCGTTAGCCTCTTCAACAATGCGGGCAACCATGGCATCATCCACCGGGGCCGCATCCATCGACTCGCGATACTTAGCCTTAAACGCCTTCTCATCCGAGATTTCGGGGAACTCGTAGAATGCAGTGCCCTCACCTTCAGAGAGGTTCATCGCCCGCTGAGCAATTCCCTTGAGAATTTGCCCACCCGACAAATCGCCAATGTAGCGAGTGTAAGAGTGGCTGACCAACAGCTCAGGCGCGGTATTGCCCACTTCGCGAATGCGATCGACGT
It contains:
- a CDS encoding heme oxygenase (biliverdin-producing), which gives rise to MSSNLSTELREGTKKAHTMAENMGFVRCFLRGVVEKNSYRKLVANFYYAYAAMEEELERHKDHPVVSKIYFPELHRKASLESDLAYYYGPNWANEISLTPGGQRYVDRIREVGNTAPELLVSHSYTRYIGDLSGGQILKGIAQRAMNLSEGEGTAFYEFPEISDEKAFKAKYRESMDAAPVDDAMVARIVEEANDAFGVNMQMFQELEGNLIKAIGQMLFNTLTSRRRRGSTELATAE